From the genome of Fundulus heteroclitus isolate FHET01 unplaced genomic scaffold, MU-UCD_Fhet_4.1 scaffold_195, whole genome shotgun sequence, one region includes:
- the LOC118558997 gene encoding ladderlectin-like, which produces MKLLAVCVLVFSVMAQTRADPIPDDGSTDPEVVVVHESSCPTGWTLINNRCFHFVARTMTWAGAERHCLSMGANLASVHDTSEYHQVQSVITTASYGSGKTWIGGTNAQELAIWLWSDGRPFIYTNWCHGQPDNTAGRQRCLLMNFSDEKCWDDDTCSVHFPFICAKKV; this is translated from the exons atgaagCTGCTGGCTGTGTGTGTCCTGGTTTTCTCTGTGATGGCTCAGACCAGAGCTGACC CTATTCCAGATGATGGCTCCACTGATCCAG AAGTTGTTGTGGTCCATGAATCTTCTTGTCCTACCGGCTGGACTCTGATCAACAATCGCTGCTTCCACTTTGTTGCCAGAACCATGACTTGGGCTGGAGCTGAG AGACACTGTCTGTCCATGGGAGCAAACCTGGCATCAGTTCATGACACGAGCGAGTACCATCAGGTTCAGTCTGTGATAACTACGGCAAGTTACGGGTCTGGAAAAACATGGATTGGAGGCACTAACGCACAGGAG CTGGCCATTTGGTTGTGGAGCGATGGACGCCCTTTCATCTACACAAACTGGTGTCATGGACAGCCTGATAATACTGCAGGCAGGCAGCGCTGTTTGTTGATGAACTTTTCAG ATGAAAAGTGCTGGGATGATGACACCTGTTCTGTCCATTTTCCTTTTATCTGCGCCAAGAAAGTCTGA